A single genomic interval of Clostridium facile harbors:
- a CDS encoding tRNA threonylcarbamoyladenosine dehydratase, whose protein sequence is MEHWLSRTEALIGTEQTQRLQQARVAILGLGGVGGAAAEAICRAGVGNILLMDHDIVDITNINRQLFATTKTVGQEKCLAAAQRLQNINPDCKLTVHQTFYQADTRELLFQFQPNFVIDAIDTVTSKLDLAVECQKRNVNLVMSMGTGNRIDPSKFQIGDISDTAGCGCALARVMRRELKKRGILHQAVVYSTEFPQTIVVDSSHGKHSPGSISFCPPVAGYCLASYVVQYLIKI, encoded by the coding sequence ATGGAACACTGGTTATCCAGAACTGAAGCGTTAATCGGGACAGAACAAACCCAAAGGTTGCAACAAGCAAGAGTAGCTATCCTGGGGCTAGGAGGAGTCGGAGGAGCCGCTGCAGAGGCAATTTGCCGTGCTGGAGTTGGAAATATTCTGTTAATGGACCATGATATTGTGGATATTACAAATATCAACCGTCAGTTATTTGCTACAACAAAAACAGTAGGTCAAGAAAAATGCCTTGCTGCTGCCCAAAGGCTACAAAATATTAATCCAGATTGCAAATTAACGGTACATCAAACCTTTTACCAGGCAGATACCCGGGAACTTCTGTTTCAATTCCAACCAAATTTTGTAATAGATGCCATTGATACCGTCACATCTAAATTGGATTTAGCAGTGGAATGCCAAAAGCGCAATGTAAACCTAGTGATGTCTATGGGAACAGGAAATCGTATAGATCCATCTAAATTTCAGATTGGAGATATATCTGATACAGCTGGATGCGGTTGTGCTTTGGCACGTGTAATGCGGAGAGAGCTAAAAAAACGTGGTATTTTACACCAAGCTGTTGTCTATTCCACAGAATTTCCCCAAACCATTGTGGTAGATTCTTCTCATGGGAAACATTCCCCCGGCAGTATCTCTTTTTGTCCTCCAGTAGCTGGTTACTGTTTAGCCTCCTATGTAGTGCAATATCTAATCAAAATATAA
- a CDS encoding bifunctional riboflavin kinase/FAD synthetase, whose product MKYFQHIKPIQQPTAIALGLFDGVHRGHQAVIRQAVEGNQGLMPVVLSFHTRHAIPANKSNFSMIITDRIKQDLLEKLGVRILIEPDFVEIRDLKAEQFIQLLADQLQVKVIACGYNYHFGKGGKGDVDLLRKLAEPYGIQVKSMPPLLDDGEPISSTRIRQAIAEGNIQQANCLLGYEYCFDFPVVTGAQLGRTIGLPTINQVFRSEFLIPKFGVYASYLYIGHKKYYGVTNVGVKPTVHNTSFPLAETHIIGFEGDLYGKNIKVHLLEYLRPEQKFSGIPELKAAIQENVNQIQQRYAKKS is encoded by the coding sequence TTGAAATATTTCCAGCATATCAAACCAATTCAACAGCCTACAGCCATTGCGTTGGGGTTGTTTGATGGAGTACACCGTGGGCATCAAGCTGTCATTCGACAAGCGGTTGAGGGGAACCAAGGTTTGATGCCGGTTGTGCTTTCTTTTCATACTAGGCATGCGATACCAGCCAATAAATCCAATTTTTCGATGATTATTACAGACCGGATTAAACAGGATTTACTGGAAAAACTAGGTGTTCGTATTTTAATAGAACCAGATTTTGTTGAAATACGAGATTTGAAAGCAGAACAATTTATCCAATTGTTAGCGGATCAGTTACAGGTAAAAGTAATTGCATGTGGATATAACTACCACTTTGGAAAAGGTGGAAAAGGGGATGTTGATTTACTGCGTAAATTGGCAGAGCCTTATGGAATTCAGGTAAAATCTATGCCTCCGTTACTGGATGATGGAGAACCTATTAGTTCCACAAGGATACGCCAGGCGATTGCGGAAGGTAATATCCAGCAAGCGAACTGTTTGCTGGGTTATGAATATTGCTTTGATTTTCCAGTTGTTACTGGTGCACAGTTGGGTAGGACAATTGGACTGCCAACAATCAACCAAGTATTCCGTTCCGAATTTTTAATCCCTAAGTTTGGTGTGTATGCCTCTTATCTGTATATTGGACATAAAAAATATTATGGAGTTACGAATGTAGGAGTAAAACCCACAGTGCATAACACCTCATTTCCATTGGCAGAGACCCATATTATTGGATTTGAAGGGGATTTGTATGGAAAAAATATCAAAGTGCATCTTTTAGAATACTTACGTCCGGAGCAAAAATTTTCTGGAATTCCAGAGTTAAAAGCGGCAATTCAAGAAAATGTGAATCAAATCCAACAACGTTATGCAAAAAAATCTTGA
- a CDS encoding sulfite exporter TauE/SafE family protein gives MILTIIVGFLSGVAASLGLGGGFVLLLYLTAVANAGQMQAQGVNLVFFLPIAALSLIIHAKNGFIEKKPLLPAILWGVIGVLVGSFIAFHIPVEWLSKLFAGFILILGIKELFFPKKENKKDGGAESKKPSNR, from the coding sequence ATGATCCTAACAATTATTGTCGGTTTTTTATCCGGTGTAGCTGCTTCCTTAGGGCTGGGAGGCGGTTTTGTATTGCTATTATACCTGACTGCAGTTGCCAACGCTGGGCAAATGCAAGCACAAGGGGTTAATTTGGTTTTTTTCCTACCAATTGCTGCGTTATCCCTTATTATTCACGCAAAAAACGGATTTATTGAAAAAAAGCCATTACTACCGGCTATCTTATGGGGAGTTATAGGAGTATTAGTAGGAAGTTTTATTGCATTTCATATTCCTGTAGAATGGCTTTCCAAATTATTTGCAGGGTTCATCCTTATTTTAGGAATCAAGGAACTCTTTTTTCCGAAAAAGGAAAATAAAAAAGATGGAGGAGCTGAATCAAAAAAGCCTTCTAATCGGTAA
- a CDS encoding sulfite exporter TauE/SafE family protein — MKKHFFCLTGAIAGLLNGLFGAGGGVAVVPLLEHAGIDTKKSHATSIAIIAPLSLISSLLYFQNGSIDFSLAWSYLPYGFAGALAGSLFMKKIPTAILKRCFGAVMVISAIRLFLK, encoded by the coding sequence ATGAAAAAACATTTCTTTTGTCTGACAGGGGCCATAGCAGGTTTGCTGAATGGGCTATTTGGCGCTGGAGGAGGGGTTGCAGTTGTTCCTTTGCTAGAACACGCTGGGATTGACACTAAGAAATCCCACGCAACCTCCATTGCCATTATCGCTCCTCTGTCACTGATAAGCAGTTTATTGTATTTTCAAAATGGTAGTATTGATTTTTCTCTGGCTTGGTCCTATCTGCCCTATGGATTTGCCGGAGCCTTGGCTGGTTCCCTATTTATGAAAAAAATTCCAACAGCAATCTTGAAACGTTGTTTTGGTGCTGTAATGGTAATATCAGCCATCCGATTATTTTTAAAATGA
- a CDS encoding SPFH domain-containing protein, which produces MSVLIVLAIVIILLIILVSCIKIVPQAKVFVMERLGAYHSTWVTGLHFKIPFLDKVRAKVSMKEHVIDFPPQPVITKDNVTMQIDTVVFFQITDAKLYTYGVEHPISAIENLTATTLRNIIGEMELDHTLTSRDIINSKITSILDVASDKWGIKVNRVELKNIIPPREIQDAMEKQMKAERERRESILQAEGRKKSEILVAEGEKQSQILRAEAQKESEVLRAQAEKQALILHAEAVKEQSIREAEGQAQAIEMVQNALAQSLRVLSESNPSDQVLTLKALEAFTKAADGKATKIIIPSELQSLAGLATTFKEVMTDKDQPEIDKPQ; this is translated from the coding sequence ATGAGTGTATTGATTGTATTAGCAATTGTTATTATTTTATTGATTATTTTAGTTTCCTGTATTAAAATTGTTCCGCAAGCAAAAGTATTTGTAATGGAACGTTTAGGCGCATACCATTCTACATGGGTCACTGGTTTGCATTTTAAAATTCCATTTTTGGATAAAGTGCGAGCCAAAGTCTCCATGAAAGAACATGTAATTGATTTTCCACCACAGCCTGTTATCACAAAAGATAATGTTACAATGCAGATTGACACTGTGGTATTTTTTCAAATTACCGATGCAAAACTTTATACTTACGGCGTAGAGCATCCAATTTCTGCAATTGAAAATTTGACAGCGACTACTTTGCGTAATATTATTGGTGAAATGGAATTAGACCATACATTAACCTCCCGTGATATCATCAACAGCAAAATTACTTCTATTTTGGATGTTGCTTCGGATAAATGGGGAATCAAGGTAAACCGTGTGGAATTAAAGAATATTATTCCACCACGCGAGATTCAAGACGCAATGGAAAAACAGATGAAAGCGGAACGGGAACGCCGTGAATCTATCTTACAGGCAGAAGGACGTAAAAAAAGTGAGATCCTTGTAGCAGAAGGGGAAAAACAATCCCAGATTTTACGAGCAGAAGCTCAAAAAGAATCTGAGGTATTGCGTGCGCAGGCTGAAAAACAAGCTTTAATTTTACATGCGGAAGCTGTAAAAGAACAAAGCATCCGTGAAGCAGAAGGTCAGGCACAAGCAATTGAAATGGTACAAAACGCACTGGCACAAAGTTTACGTGTATTGTCTGAATCCAATCCTTCTGACCAAGTTTTAACCTTAAAGGCATTAGAAGCCTTTACAAAAGCTGCTGATGGAAAAGCAACTAAAATTATTATTCCAAGTGAATTGCAATCATTGGCAGGTTTGGCCACAACCTTTAAAGAGGTAATGACAGACAAAGACCAACCAGAGATAGATAAACCACAATGA
- a CDS encoding DUF1292 domain-containing protein, with product MEQQEYTPDIYTLEDEEGNEVVFEMIDSIELDGQKYYAMMPYYENPEDMLNDDGQLIVLRNEVVDGEEMMATIDDDEEYDRIGEIFMKRITEMFEDDEEE from the coding sequence ATGGAACAACAGGAATATACACCAGATATTTATACGCTAGAAGATGAAGAAGGCAATGAAGTTGTATTTGAAATGATTGATAGTATCGAATTAGATGGGCAAAAATATTATGCAATGATGCCATACTATGAAAATCCAGAGGATATGCTCAACGATGACGGCCAGTTAATCGTTCTGCGCAATGAAGTAGTAGACGGTGAGGAAATGATGGCAACCATCGACGATGATGAGGAATATGACCGCATTGGCGAAATTTTTATGAAACGAATTACAGAAATGTTTGAAGACGATGAGGAAGAATAA
- a CDS encoding family 78 glycoside hydrolase catalytic domain yields MKIKKFLSVVLSATMAASCIMNMGILNVSAIDGDNTAPLAPDNMKIELLEQAYGIGTKNPSFSWAVNDTDQNEVQTAYRIVISDTLEQANSSDYLCDTGWISSDQNTYVKVEGLEEKLADNELYYWQVQTKDKAGAESPLSEPIAFTTAVGDQWTSINGIWKKPYTAPDIYTEKGWTNYTVEQEVTITSEMMGLVFRSPDPNNCYAWCFHVGDNALRVRYAKNSSSNLTQIEAVGLSDKGITLKENQAFKVKITVKDNTVTTWLDMTNTGDNYIQVDERDMSQQGYLGGAIGYRTGAGDAGLIDDVKVTAEDGTILYQSNFEGENAVSYFKNCTVENGKLVVPRNINVCRMSGLYGESLADGSERGTFLFFRSPKLNLDRDQVEKVVLNATVRGTESTKSQSVDLYVNGESVGVGPAREFNNARKEDGSKYTQAFYNTYDITDNIKNGDNVISAVAYNRDTNNRAFLAQATVFYKDGTKEVLTNSATDGWKVLDGTAAFGDTGREIGTGEFKMPTEDINANYYPYGWQEINYDDSNWSTTLDKGPITDENSRILTPYSAENTLRFVTDEPTKKIERREDGTWFIDLGKEIIGGLKVNLTSPKEQQVTVYAGEQLNDDGTVRHKLAAGPDYTDHWTLKEGEQSFETITMKNFRYVEIVGFEGTIEEDDIMGWAMHQEFDEEDSDFVSSNDLLNREYDMSKYTMKMTNQDLYTDSQARERKAYEGDLLVNSNTSYAVQDNYSLARYSNEYLFYNQTWPEDYKLFSVEMAWQDYLYTGNADSLKENYETLKTKLLRGSGGKDNYVEEVGLVTGCGLIDWPTGERDGYKESTYNTPFNAEYVGIYELMAKIAHVIGNTEDENLYRQRSETIKKSMIEKLYDRENGKFYDSMNSAGVVNEHSALHSSAYALAYGVYDSPEMAKRLAEFVGNNGEFKGSIYATYFILRGLFQSGNGEEAISLLTNPDTTKDAKTFAAVMDTLKATISPEAWSNKHKSNLTLSHPWGASPGCSIVQGMFGILPTTPGFETFNITFQPGGIDSASVKTPSIRGEIQASYQNGDTDDMTASVTIPVNTTAKVSMPVNNKSYGKLIVDGKTVDATREGKFLSVQLGSGTHSIAISTEEVPSVPVVYVSAYVPGGNSIDLNETDKYVTATISDQFGDIIPSSDVQLSFQSSDESVATIAQDGTLNLLRPGNTTITVTATYQGQTGTTSIVITVIGEEPVPADQIKDIVIELDIDQYGKQLEVGESTQANLVAIYGDNSRKQLDNIIYTVKEGDAITVDQNGIVTGAKALEQSVLNALVSGVYGELSIRFDATRIQILDPYYNNSFDDPNDQTMPGLIVSNGGVQMAKNQKIISPVGFDWAENDSIVYKGEFIIQSKAASFAFNAKDDKNFYFWQFRSDNSTLKKHTNINGQFDNFETVPLTNLKPDGESNSFMIISSNNEIRTYLNGELVDVTEANTSLPMAGSFGCRNGSSEAWILNDISVGNDVAVSTDRMIQVMEEVQVDDTDIVDVSIELALDGQDKQLVPGEATTAKLIGTRKNGEKVELSNVTYTVKEGDAITVDENGTVTGVKPLEQAVLNATSSDKLAELAPNFDLSNMTVIPVYTNTFDDKNDQTLPGLKISNGSAYAGKSQVVISNVGSDWISNSNTVYSGKFTIENNAGNIAFCAADSKNFYFWQFRSDKNTLKKHTSIDGKVSNFNTIQLSNLKPAGQQNTFQIAIVDGKILTYLNGVLVDITPINNNLPTGGGFGVRNGQSESFYLDEISVGKDFALSIDRTITVGESAVVDSDKTILNKVITYAEEQKASEEFNNVIADVQESFNAALDAAKEIAADPAATQDAIDAAWKALMTEIHKLGFVKGDITSLEALVSLAEGYDMNDFVEAGQAEFLEALKAAQDLLADKDNAMQAEIETAESNLLNAMLNLRYKADKSILEKVIAEANGKDTNAYTAESYAVLQAAVAEANAVMANEDATQEEVDSAVERVQEAMKGLVAVEKPSTETPDDNKADGTQTGQESTTTKANAAKTGDVTPIAGLATIALAGVAILLTQKKK; encoded by the coding sequence ATGAAAATTAAAAAATTTTTATCTGTGGTATTATCGGCTACCATGGCTGCTTCCTGTATAATGAATATGGGGATTTTAAATGTATCAGCAATTGATGGTGATAATACAGCGCCCTTGGCACCGGATAACATGAAAATTGAGTTGTTGGAACAAGCTTATGGAATTGGAACAAAGAATCCATCTTTTTCATGGGCAGTGAATGATACAGACCAAAATGAAGTGCAAACTGCATACCGTATTGTCATTTCCGACACCTTGGAACAAGCAAATTCATCTGATTATTTATGTGATACCGGATGGATTTCTTCCGATCAAAATACTTATGTAAAGGTAGAAGGATTAGAAGAAAAGCTTGCAGATAACGAGCTTTATTATTGGCAGGTACAAACAAAAGATAAAGCTGGAGCGGAAAGTCCGTTATCAGAGCCAATTGCTTTTACTACTGCTGTAGGAGACCAATGGACTAGTATCAATGGTATATGGAAAAAGCCTTATACAGCCCCTGATATTTATACGGAAAAAGGCTGGACAAACTATACGGTGGAACAAGAAGTAACCATCACTTCTGAAATGATGGGCCTTGTTTTTCGTTCTCCGGACCCTAACAACTGTTATGCATGGTGTTTCCATGTGGGGGACAATGCGCTGCGTGTTCGTTATGCAAAAAATAGCAGTAGTAATTTAACCCAAATAGAAGCAGTTGGCTTATCTGATAAAGGGATTACACTGAAAGAAAATCAAGCATTTAAAGTAAAAATTACTGTAAAAGACAATACCGTCACAACCTGGTTAGATATGACCAATACTGGAGATAATTATATCCAAGTAGATGAACGAGACATGTCTCAACAAGGTTATTTAGGAGGTGCGATTGGTTACCGTACAGGAGCTGGTGACGCAGGTCTGATTGATGATGTGAAAGTAACTGCTGAGGACGGAACAATCCTTTATCAAAGTAACTTTGAAGGGGAAAATGCAGTTAGTTATTTTAAGAATTGTACCGTAGAAAATGGAAAATTAGTAGTACCTAGAAATATCAATGTTTGTAGGATGTCTGGACTCTATGGAGAATCGCTTGCTGACGGTTCAGAACGTGGAACATTTTTGTTTTTCCGTAGTCCAAAATTAAATTTGGATAGAGATCAAGTAGAAAAAGTCGTTTTAAATGCTACTGTTCGTGGAACAGAATCCACAAAATCACAATCAGTTGATTTATATGTGAATGGGGAATCTGTAGGTGTAGGGCCAGCCAGGGAATTCAATAATGCCCGTAAAGAAGATGGCTCTAAATATACCCAGGCATTTTATAATACTTATGATATTACTGACAATATTAAAAATGGCGATAATGTAATTAGCGCAGTAGCCTATAACCGTGACACCAATAATCGCGCCTTTTTAGCACAGGCAACTGTATTTTATAAAGATGGAACAAAAGAGGTATTGACAAACTCTGCTACTGATGGCTGGAAAGTCTTAGATGGTACCGCTGCTTTTGGAGATACCGGCAGAGAGATTGGTACTGGTGAATTCAAAATGCCTACCGAAGATATTAATGCAAATTATTATCCATATGGATGGCAAGAGATTAACTATGACGATAGTAATTGGAGTACAACTTTGGATAAAGGTCCCATTACTGATGAAAATAGCCGTATATTAACCCCTTATTCTGCGGAGAATACGTTGCGGTTTGTCACAGATGAGCCTACGAAGAAAATAGAGCGTCGGGAAGATGGTACCTGGTTCATTGACCTTGGCAAGGAAATTATTGGTGGGTTAAAAGTAAATTTAACTAGCCCAAAAGAACAACAAGTAACGGTTTATGCAGGAGAACAGTTGAATGATGATGGAACTGTCCGCCATAAATTAGCAGCTGGCCCCGATTATACAGATCATTGGACTCTGAAAGAAGGGGAGCAGAGCTTTGAAACAATTACTATGAAAAATTTTCGGTATGTAGAAATTGTTGGCTTTGAAGGAACAATTGAGGAAGATGACATTATGGGCTGGGCAATGCATCAGGAATTTGATGAAGAAGATTCTGATTTTGTTTCGAGCAATGACCTGCTCAATCGGGAATATGATATGTCCAAATATACCATGAAGATGACCAATCAGGACCTTTATACTGATTCACAGGCTCGTGAGCGTAAAGCATATGAAGGGGACTTGTTGGTAAACTCCAATACAAGCTATGCGGTACAGGATAACTATTCCTTGGCGCGTTATTCCAATGAGTATTTGTTTTATAACCAAACATGGCCAGAAGATTATAAACTATTTTCTGTAGAAATGGCATGGCAGGATTACCTTTACACAGGTAATGCGGATTCCTTAAAAGAAAACTATGAAACATTAAAAACTAAATTGCTCCGTGGCAGTGGTGGAAAAGACAATTATGTAGAAGAAGTAGGGCTTGTCACTGGTTGCGGTTTGATCGACTGGCCAACTGGAGAACGGGACGGCTATAAAGAATCTACTTACAATACTCCATTTAATGCGGAATATGTAGGTATTTATGAATTGATGGCAAAAATTGCCCATGTTATAGGTAACACAGAGGACGAAAATTTATATCGGCAGCGTTCTGAAACGATTAAAAAATCTATGATTGAAAAGCTTTATGACCGTGAAAACGGCAAGTTCTATGACTCTATGAACTCTGCTGGTGTTGTAAACGAACATAGTGCACTTCATTCTTCCGCCTATGCACTTGCTTATGGTGTATATGATTCTCCAGAAATGGCAAAACGGTTAGCGGAATTTGTGGGGAATAACGGAGAATTTAAAGGTAGTATCTATGCTACTTACTTTATTTTACGTGGATTGTTCCAGAGTGGTAATGGAGAGGAAGCAATTTCACTGCTAACCAACCCAGATACTACAAAGGACGCGAAAACATTTGCCGCTGTTATGGATACCTTAAAAGCGACTATTTCTCCAGAAGCATGGAGTAATAAACATAAGAGTAACCTTACCTTATCCCATCCATGGGGCGCTTCTCCTGGATGTTCTATTGTACAAGGTATGTTTGGTATTTTGCCAACCACTCCAGGGTTTGAAACATTTAACATTACCTTCCAGCCCGGAGGGATTGACTCTGCAAGTGTAAAAACTCCAAGTATCCGTGGAGAAATCCAAGCTTCTTATCAAAATGGCGATACTGACGATATGACGGCTTCGGTAACAATTCCGGTTAACACAACTGCCAAAGTTTCTATGCCAGTTAACAATAAATCTTATGGTAAATTGATTGTAGATGGTAAAACAGTAGATGCTACTCGTGAAGGTAAATTCTTATCAGTACAGCTGGGCTCTGGTACCCATTCTATTGCAATATCTACTGAAGAAGTACCATCCGTTCCAGTCGTTTATGTTTCCGCTTATGTCCCAGGTGGAAACTCGATTGATTTAAATGAGACAGATAAATACGTGACAGCAACTATTTCTGATCAGTTTGGTGATATTATCCCAAGCAGTGATGTACAACTTTCTTTCCAAAGCAGTGATGAATCTGTCGCTACGATTGCACAAGATGGAACTTTAAATTTGTTAAGGCCGGGGAATACCACAATTACGGTAACTGCTACCTATCAAGGACAAACAGGTACAACATCTATTGTCATTACCGTTATTGGAGAGGAACCTGTTCCAGCAGACCAAATCAAAGATATTGTAATTGAGCTGGATATTGACCAATATGGCAAACAGCTTGAGGTAGGTGAGTCTACACAAGCAAATCTGGTTGCAATTTATGGTGATAACAGCAGAAAACAACTGGATAATATTATTTATACTGTAAAAGAGGGAGATGCTATTACAGTAGATCAAAATGGGATTGTTACAGGGGCAAAAGCATTAGAACAATCGGTATTAAATGCGTTAGTAAGTGGAGTATATGGAGAACTTTCCATTAGATTTGATGCAACTCGAATTCAGATTTTAGATCCATATTATAACAATTCATTTGATGATCCAAATGACCAAACTATGCCAGGATTAATTGTATCCAATGGTGGCGTACAGATGGCAAAAAATCAAAAGATTATTTCACCAGTTGGATTTGACTGGGCGGAAAATGATTCCATTGTTTATAAAGGAGAATTCATCATCCAAAGCAAAGCAGCAAGTTTTGCCTTTAATGCAAAAGACGATAAAAATTTTTATTTCTGGCAATTCCGTTCTGATAACAGTACTTTGAAAAAGCATACGAATATCAATGGACAGTTTGATAATTTTGAAACGGTTCCACTGACCAATTTAAAACCAGATGGTGAGTCAAATAGCTTTATGATTATCAGCTCAAACAATGAAATTCGTACTTATTTAAATGGAGAATTGGTTGATGTAACAGAGGCAAATACCAGTTTACCAATGGCTGGTTCCTTTGGATGCCGAAACGGCAGCAGTGAGGCATGGATTTTGAATGATATTTCGGTTGGTAATGATGTTGCTGTTTCAACAGACCGTATGATTCAGGTTATGGAAGAAGTTCAAGTTGATGATACTGATATTGTAGATGTATCGATTGAATTAGCATTAGATGGACAAGATAAACAGCTCGTACCAGGAGAGGCTACAACGGCAAAATTAATAGGTACCCGTAAAAATGGAGAAAAAGTGGAACTCTCAAATGTTACTTATACAGTAAAAGAAGGGGATGCCATTACCGTAGATGAAAATGGTACTGTTACAGGTGTAAAACCATTAGAGCAGGCTGTACTTAATGCAACATCTTCTGATAAATTGGCAGAATTAGCACCTAATTTTGACTTAAGTAACATGACGGTTATACCAGTTTATACCAACACATTTGATGATAAAAACGATCAAACCCTTCCTGGATTAAAAATTTCCAATGGAAGTGCTTATGCAGGAAAGAGCCAAGTTGTAATCTCAAATGTAGGTTCCGATTGGATTTCCAACTCCAACACCGTTTACAGTGGTAAATTTACTATTGAAAACAATGCGGGGAATATTGCATTCTGCGCAGCGGACTCCAAAAATTTCTATTTCTGGCAGTTCCGTTCCGACAAAAACACATTGAAAAAACACACTAGTATTGATGGAAAAGTATCCAATTTCAATACAATACAATTATCTAACCTAAAACCAGCAGGACAACAAAATACATTCCAAATCGCAATTGTTGATGGGAAAATATTAACCTATTTAAATGGCGTTTTAGTAGATATTACTCCAATTAATAATAATCTTCCAACTGGAGGCGGATTTGGTGTACGAAATGGCCAAAGTGAATCCTTCTACTTAGATGAAATTTCTGTAGGTAAAGATTTCGCTTTATCGATTGATCGTACGATTACAGTTGGTGAGTCAGCTGTAGTAGATTCTGACAAAACTATTTTAAATAAAGTAATTACCTATGCAGAAGAACAGAAAGCGAGTGAAGAATTCAATAATGTCATCGCAGATGTACAGGAATCCTTCAACGCAGCATTGGATGCAGCAAAAGAAATTGCGGCAGATCCAGCAGCAACTCAGGATGCAATAGACGCAGCATGGAAAGCATTGATGACAGAAATCCATAAATTAGGCTTTGTCAAAGGTGATATTACTTCCTTAGAAGCTCTGGTATCCTTGGCAGAAGGCTATGACATGAATGACTTTGTAGAAGCAGGTCAGGCAGAATTCTTAGAAGCATTGAAAGCAGCGCAAGATTTATTAGCGGATAAAGACAATGCAATGCAGGCAGAAATCGAAACAGCAGAAAGCAATCTGTTGAACGCGATGCTGAACCTGAGATACAAAGCAGATAAATCCATCCTGGAAAAAGTAATTGCGGAAGCCAACGGCAAAGATACGAACGCATATACAGCGGAAAGCTATGCAGTACTGCAAGCAGCAGTAGCAGAAGCAAACGCAGTGATGGCGAACGAAGATGCAACCCAGGAAGAAGTAGACTCAGCAGTAGAAAGAGTACAAGAAGCAATGAAAGGTCTGGTAGCAGTAGAAAAACCATCTACCGAAACACCAGATGACAACAAAGCAGACGGTACACAAACAGGACAAGAATCTACCACAACAAAAGCAAACGCAGCCAAAACAGGTGACGTTACTCCAATTGCAGGATTAGCAACTATTGCCTTGGCAGGTGTAGCAATATTACTCACCCAAAAGAAAAAATAG
- a CDS encoding Cof-type HAD-IIB family hydrolase: protein MVKAVFFDVDGTLVSFQTHKMSDSTLYALHAMREQGIKLIVSTGRHKSQLFSIQEFEFDGYITLNGQYCFVDDQIIYKNCIPKKDIQTIVQMLKRKPFPCIFGAQKDLFLNYEDDEVRFIHQSVNISPPPICPVERALQEDIFQIVPYIHPEQEKEFMSHLPHCNATRWNPLFIDVVPKGGSKALGIQKMLEYFNLTGAETVSFGDGGNDVEMVRMTTIGVAMGNGGEDVKQAADYITTSVDEDGIYNALVHYNVIPPKK, encoded by the coding sequence ATGGTAAAAGCTGTATTTTTTGATGTAGATGGAACCTTAGTAAGTTTTCAAACGCATAAAATGTCAGATTCCACTTTATATGCGTTACATGCCATGAGGGAGCAGGGAATTAAATTAATTGTTTCCACTGGAAGGCATAAATCCCAATTATTTAGTATTCAAGAATTTGAGTTTGACGGTTATATTACCTTAAATGGCCAGTATTGCTTTGTTGATGATCAAATCATTTATAAAAATTGTATTCCAAAAAAGGATATTCAAACCATTGTACAGATGTTAAAAAGAAAACCTTTTCCTTGTATCTTTGGAGCACAGAAAGACCTTTTCTTAAATTATGAAGATGATGAGGTGCGTTTCATTCATCAATCTGTGAATATTTCACCTCCACCAATCTGTCCCGTGGAAAGGGCTTTACAGGAAGATATTTTTCAAATTGTTCCATATATTCATCCAGAACAGGAAAAAGAATTTATGTCCCATCTACCTCATTGTAATGCTACGCGCTGGAATCCATTGTTTATTGATGTTGTTCCAAAAGGAGGAAGTAAAGCTTTAGGAATTCAAAAAATGTTAGAGTATTTTAATCTTACTGGAGCGGAAACAGTCTCCTTTGGTGATGGAGGAAATGACGTGGAAATGGTGCGGATGACTACCATTGGTGTTGCTATGGGCAATGGCGGTGAAGACGTAAAACAGGCTGCTGATTATATAACAACTTCGGTAGATGAAGATGGTATTTATAATGCTTTGGTACATTATAATGTGATTCCACCAAAAAAATAA